The following are from one region of the Nitrospirota bacterium genome:
- a CDS encoding c-type cytochrome: MNSFGKTVLITVLTLVLMAAVFVYAHEENSDGHQSGAHSHKKYQKLKNPVKPDAKAMEEGKSLYAAHCAACHGSRGNGSGETMKAVDFTSGKFRHGSTDGEIYNLISHGSKAYGMPAWNNALTSLDIWKLVHVIKGFRTGK, encoded by the coding sequence ATGAATAGTTTTGGAAAAACGGTACTGATTACAGTGTTGACTTTGGTTTTAATGGCAGCTGTTTTTGTGTATGCTCATGAGGAAAACTCAGATGGTCATCAAAGTGGTGCGCATAGCCATAAAAAGTATCAAAAGCTAAAAAACCCTGTAAAGCCTGACGCTAAAGCGATGGAGGAGGGTAAATCGCTATATGCAGCCCACTGTGCCGCATGTCATGGCAGTAGAGGCAACGGCAGTGGGGAGACTATGAAAGCTGTTGATTTTACATCCGGGAAGTTCAGGCACGGTAGTACGGATGGTGAAATTTATAATTTAATTTCACACGGTTCAAAAGCTTACGGTATGCCTGCATGGAATAATGCCCTTACCTCACTGGATATCTGGAAATTGGTTCATGTAATTAAGGGCTTCAGGACAGGGAAATAA
- a CDS encoding radical SAM protein: MNTGTNGYKKTHKRVLNKRAVLWLGQTCNLRCQFCYFLERIESASHKEHPFMTLEKAKAICSCLVDFYHNNAIDIQGGEPTLYREILELTQHCRNIGLLPTLITNAVLLCKRTRCSELKAAGVRDLLISVHGLGDNYDSLVGVKGASKKQMAALENIVAENIPFRFNCVLSKTTLPELMAISELAHNTGARVVNFITFNPFEDQHNSDKLSDGNVANYTDVKAYLTPAMDYLEDVGIECNVRYLPMCMAEERHRKNIYNFQQNPYDLHEWDYVSWSWTALKPQRMRDGEITKPVDRRTISLETMQFPVALKFATDAVQKLIRTYPHTRAPIEALYREISFAVNTVKQKLGRGNREEDFYRDNALVRTSQCDYCYSAKCKMCSVQGICDGFHGDYASIFGADEAAAIELGIKIYDPTYYISGQEKVVEEEDYDWAF; the protein is encoded by the coding sequence ATGAATACCGGAACCAACGGATATAAGAAAACACATAAACGGGTGTTAAACAAGCGGGCAGTGTTGTGGCTTGGGCAGACATGCAATTTGCGTTGTCAATTCTGTTATTTTCTTGAAAGGATAGAATCAGCATCACACAAAGAGCATCCTTTTATGACACTTGAAAAGGCAAAGGCAATATGCTCCTGTCTTGTTGATTTTTACCACAACAATGCTATAGATATTCAGGGCGGTGAGCCGACGCTGTACAGAGAAATTTTGGAACTTACCCAACACTGCCGCAATATCGGGCTTTTACCGACCCTTATCACTAACGCTGTATTGCTTTGCAAAAGGACACGGTGCAGCGAGTTAAAAGCAGCCGGCGTACGAGATCTGCTTATCAGTGTGCACGGGTTAGGTGATAACTATGACTCTTTGGTCGGAGTAAAGGGAGCAAGTAAAAAGCAGATGGCGGCACTGGAGAACATCGTAGCTGAGAATATTCCGTTTAGATTTAACTGTGTGTTAAGTAAAACAACACTGCCTGAGCTTATGGCTATTTCAGAGTTAGCCCATAATACAGGAGCACGAGTGGTAAACTTTATAACATTTAATCCGTTTGAGGACCAGCACAACAGCGATAAACTGTCGGATGGAAATGTGGCAAATTATACGGATGTAAAAGCGTATCTAACTCCTGCAATGGATTATCTTGAGGATGTCGGGATAGAGTGTAATGTCCGGTATTTGCCAATGTGTATGGCAGAGGAAAGGCATAGAAAAAACATATATAACTTTCAACAAAATCCCTATGACCTTCATGAATGGGATTATGTCTCATGGTCATGGACAGCGTTAAAGCCCCAGAGAATGAGAGATGGAGAGATTACAAAACCTGTGGACCGCAGGACTATATCGCTTGAAACTATGCAGTTTCCGGTAGCACTTAAGTTTGCAACAGATGCCGTTCAGAAGTTAATACGGACATATCCACACACACGTGCCCCGATAGAGGCGCTTTACCGGGAGATTAGTTTTGCCGTAAACACGGTCAAACAAAAACTGGGCAGAGGCAACCGTGAGGAGGACTTTTACAGAGACAATGCGCTGGTAAGGACAAGCCAGTGTGATTATTGTTATTCAGCTAAGTGTAAAATGTGTTCAGTTCAAGGGATTTGTGATGGATTTCACGGCGACTATGCCTCTATCTTTGGCGCCGATGAGGCAGCAGCCATTGAGCTTGGCATAAAAATATATGATCCCACATATTACATTTCCGGACAGGAAAAAGTCGTAGAGGAAGAGGACTATGACTGGGCATTTTAA
- a CDS encoding glycosyltransferase family 2 protein, whose product MFDNGGDTVKVTVIIPTFNRSKYVCKAIDSILSQTHKNIETLVIDDGSTDDTKAVLAPLAEQGVIKYVYQKNNGPSAARNAGLALATGNCIAFCDADDYWNCDMLQSLIKILYLSDNTGMVFCDYNTFSDTGLLDVNRNAARFDDLKPVSFQRLFSTINFIMPSTVLVKREVFEKCGLFDESLKGPEDYDLWLRVLKHYKIMGTQRALVNIRIHEGNISKHVERMVTDEAAVIEKYRHSVPSSQFRKRLSKVFMLNADRCICQKHYLKGLMMMLKGMSVYPFMFNDILIIAVRLVIGESGSDRLRKQIGSLKWLKKIYFYIYRN is encoded by the coding sequence ATGTTTGATAACGGCGGAGACACAGTAAAGGTCACAGTGATAATCCCCACATTTAATCGCAGCAAATATGTGTGCAAAGCCATTGACAGCATACTCAGTCAAACCCACAAAAATATTGAAACGCTTGTAATTGACGACGGTTCCACCGACGATACCAAAGCTGTGTTAGCGCCGTTAGCTGAACAAGGCGTAATTAAATATGTTTATCAAAAAAACAATGGTCCCTCGGCAGCAAGGAACGCAGGGCTTGCTCTTGCAACCGGAAACTGCATCGCCTTTTGCGATGCCGATGACTACTGGAACTGTGATATGCTGCAATCTCTGATTAAAATCCTATATCTGTCAGACAATACCGGTATGGTGTTTTGCGACTACAACACCTTTAGCGATACCGGTCTGCTTGATGTAAACAGAAATGCCGCAAGATTTGACGACTTGAAACCGGTCAGCTTTCAGCGGCTCTTTAGTACGATTAATTTCATAATGCCTTCTACGGTTTTGGTAAAGCGTGAGGTGTTTGAAAAATGCGGCCTCTTTGATGAATCCCTTAAAGGCCCTGAGGACTACGACCTTTGGCTTAGGGTACTGAAACACTATAAAATCATGGGCACACAAAGGGCCCTTGTAAACATTAGAATACATGAGGGCAATATATCAAAACACGTTGAAAGGATGGTTACAGATGAGGCCGCAGTGATAGAAAAATACCGCCATAGCGTGCCTTCTTCTCAGTTTAGAAAGAGACTTTCCAAAGTGTTTATGCTTAATGCCGACAGATGTATCTGTCAGAAGCATTACCTGAAAGGACTCATGATGATGTTAAAAGGGATGAGTGTATATCCTTTCATGTTTAACGATATCCTTATAATAGCTGTAAGACTCGTTATTGGCGAAAGCGGCTCAGACAGACTTAGAAAGCAAATCGGCTCACTAAAATGGTTAAAGAAAATATATTTTTATATTTACAGGAATTAA
- a CDS encoding response regulator, translating to MNPNKPIILCVDDEEVNLHLLKNILVPKGYELIMAADGESALTKIKSVKIDLVLLDVMMPGMTGFDVCKEIKESDDLRDIPVIMLTSLHSKSDRITGIESGAEDFITKPFNKDEVLARIANLLKVKQLNDALKAAYSNINSLTVAGGSLIKSVNTLNFRFMPVLDMMVEQIVRKSDKMYDKPLIILVRVIEDKKNYKWYRYGYTNKIQRHPFVLDAWFMTEGTESSSIFYSNNPAQEKTFAPLVENLKRYNISAENLICYLSDALVIVALNYGRDVTIYDAAVLETLVVQTLFMRSLSVQIKETEKSFEYTVHALARASEANDDDTGNHIYRVGEYCALLAKKMNMPDSFVKDIRLQATLHDVGKIHVHPDILRKPVALTHEQWVEMKQHPVFAANIIGNHKRLELARVIAMTHHEKWDGSGYPYGLAHESIHIGGRITAIADCYDALRNRRGYKPCFDHTTTFKIITEGDNRTKPNHFDPNILAVFKEIASMFEDVYERLKNK from the coding sequence ATGAATCCCAATAAACCTATAATCCTCTGTGTTGACGATGAGGAGGTAAATCTCCACCTTCTTAAAAACATACTAGTGCCAAAGGGCTATGAGCTGATTATGGCGGCTGATGGTGAATCTGCACTTACAAAAATCAAATCCGTGAAAATTGATCTTGTTCTTCTTGACGTAATGATGCCAGGAATGACTGGGTTTGATGTATGCAAAGAGATTAAAGAAAGCGATGACCTTAGAGACATTCCTGTAATAATGCTGACATCTTTACACTCTAAGTCAGACAGAATAACCGGCATAGAGTCAGGGGCTGAGGACTTTATAACGAAACCTTTCAATAAAGATGAGGTACTGGCAAGGATTGCCAACCTTCTTAAAGTCAAGCAGTTAAATGATGCGCTTAAGGCAGCCTACAGCAACATTAACAGTTTGACCGTTGCTGGTGGGAGTCTTATTAAATCGGTGAACACGCTAAATTTCAGATTTATGCCCGTGCTGGATATGATGGTGGAGCAGATTGTCAGAAAGTCAGACAAAATGTATGATAAGCCCCTGATAATACTTGTGCGAGTTATCGAGGATAAAAAAAATTATAAGTGGTATCGGTATGGATATACTAATAAAATCCAAAGGCATCCGTTTGTTTTAGACGCATGGTTTATGACAGAGGGAACAGAAAGCTCAAGCATTTTTTACAGCAATAATCCTGCTCAGGAAAAAACATTTGCTCCACTTGTTGAAAACCTTAAGAGGTATAACATATCTGCTGAAAACCTTATCTGTTACCTGAGCGATGCACTTGTAATTGTTGCGCTAAATTACGGACGGGATGTAACTATATACGACGCTGCCGTTTTAGAAACTCTTGTAGTACAAACACTTTTTATGAGGTCACTGTCAGTGCAAATTAAAGAAACCGAGAAGTCTTTTGAATATACCGTACATGCTCTTGCAAGGGCATCTGAGGCAAACGATGATGACACCGGGAATCACATTTACAGAGTGGGAGAGTACTGTGCCCTGTTAGCAAAGAAAATGAACATGCCTGATTCCTTTGTAAAAGATATAAGGCTTCAGGCAACGCTGCATGATGTTGGTAAAATCCACGTACATCCGGACATCCTGAGAAAACCCGTGGCATTAACTCATGAGCAGTGGGTTGAGATGAAACAACATCCAGTGTTTGCAGCCAATATTATAGGGAATCACAAAAGACTTGAACTGGCACGCGTCATAGCTATGACACATCATGAGAAATGGGATGGCAGTGGCTATCCTTACGGGCTGGCACATGAATCCATACACATTGGCGGCAGAATTACAGCTATAGCAGATTGCTACGATGCACTCAGAAACCGCAGAGGATATAAACCCTGCTTTGACCATACAACCACATTTAAAATTATAACAGAAGGTGATAACAGAACAAAGCCAAATCACTTTGATCCCAATATTTTAGCAGTGTTCAAAGAGATAGCCTCGATGTTTGAGGATGTATATGAAAGGCTAAAAAACAAGTAG
- a CDS encoding response regulator, translating to MQNVLIVEDNEQNRALERQILKANGYQVWEAADGVEGLRMIEEHTVDVVLLDIQMPLMDGFEVLHQLRDNPKHRDLKVIAVTSFAMKGDREKALEAGFNGYVTKPLDTRALPEIVKKVLSQIHESQ from the coding sequence ATGCAAAACGTTCTTATTGTAGAAGATAACGAGCAGAATCGGGCACTTGAGAGACAGATATTGAAAGCTAATGGCTATCAGGTGTGGGAGGCTGCAGACGGGGTTGAGGGGCTGAGGATGATTGAGGAACATACGGTTGATGTAGTGCTTCTTGACATACAAATGCCGCTTATGGATGGTTTTGAGGTTCTGCATCAGTTGCGTGACAATCCAAAACATAGAGACCTCAAGGTAATTGCTGTCACCTCTTTTGCTATGAAAGGAGACAGAGAAAAGGCTCTTGAGGCCGGGTTTAACGGATATGTAACGAAGCCACTTGATACCAGGGCACTGCCTGAGATTGTAAAAAAAGTCCTGAGTCAAATTCATGAATCCCAATAA
- a CDS encoding PAS domain S-box protein, with protein MAANKVLVVDDDPVTTGIISKYLNRRGYQITSMLTSAEEAIENIRVNKPDAVVMDIALAGKMDGIEAASYIYNTFHIPVVYMTSHTEQPLVERAKITEPYGYIVKPFTQKELEITIDMAIYKHKTDMLLQNTNENLREKEEFFRLITENIVEVFWITDPKVEKMYYISPGYERIWKRSMTSLYENPRSFLDAIHRDDVGRVIAELEILKTGQPFDNEYRIVHPDGTVRWIWGRGFPVRDKDGRVIQYIGAARDITARKEMQEKLRNSEAFLSNIIDNIPYMIFVKDATELRFVRVNKAGQKLLGYGEDELIGKTDHDIFSRNQADFFTEKDMEVIVSKQLVDIPEEPIKTKILGERILHTKKIPILNGGGNTQYLLGISEDITDRIRALKELIEAKEAAVTANRVKSDFLANMSHELRTPLNSIIGFSEVLEDELPGPLNEQQHENIRYILSAGRHLLNLINDILDLSKVESGKLETEFELLSLGELIDSSLIMHKERAMKNGLRLTVEMSPDMNIPLEVDERKIKQVLFNLISNAVKFTPKGGTVTVAARKIPDTNDVEVSVIDTGIGISSEDIPKLFTEFTQLESVYSKKYEGTGLGLALTKKLVELHKGSIWVESVPGAGSKFIFTLPVSQST; from the coding sequence ATGGCTGCTAATAAGGTATTAGTTGTGGATGACGATCCGGTTACTACCGGGATTATAAGTAAATATTTAAACAGAAGAGGGTATCAGATAACCTCAATGTTAACCTCGGCAGAGGAGGCGATCGAGAACATAAGAGTAAACAAACCTGATGCTGTAGTTATGGATATAGCATTGGCAGGGAAAATGGACGGCATAGAAGCTGCCTCTTATATTTACAATACTTTTCACATACCTGTCGTTTACATGACAAGCCACACGGAGCAGCCTCTTGTGGAAAGAGCTAAGATTACGGAACCCTACGGCTACATAGTTAAACCTTTTACACAAAAGGAACTCGAAATTACTATAGATATGGCTATCTACAAGCATAAGACAGATATGCTGCTTCAGAATACTAATGAAAATCTGAGGGAAAAAGAGGAATTTTTCAGGCTTATTACAGAAAATATAGTCGAGGTTTTCTGGATAACAGATCCGAAAGTTGAAAAGATGTATTATATCAGCCCCGGATACGAGCGTATATGGAAACGCTCAATGACAAGTCTGTATGAAAATCCAAGGTCCTTCTTAGATGCCATCCATCGGGATGACGTTGGACGGGTTATCGCCGAACTGGAAATTCTAAAAACCGGACAACCCTTTGATAACGAGTACCGTATCGTTCACCCGGACGGCACTGTCAGGTGGATTTGGGGCCGTGGATTTCCGGTCCGGGACAAAGATGGGAGAGTAATTCAATACATAGGAGCTGCACGGGACATCACTGCAAGGAAAGAAATGCAGGAAAAATTACGGAATAGTGAAGCATTTTTATCTAACATAATAGATAACATCCCATACATGATTTTTGTTAAGGATGCAACAGAACTGCGTTTTGTAAGAGTCAACAAGGCAGGACAAAAACTGTTGGGTTACGGAGAAGATGAATTAATTGGTAAAACTGATCACGACATTTTCTCTCGTAACCAGGCCGATTTCTTTACAGAAAAAGACATGGAAGTAATTGTTAGTAAGCAGCTTGTTGACATTCCTGAGGAACCGATAAAAACGAAAATTTTAGGTGAGAGAATTCTCCATACAAAAAAAATACCTATATTAAACGGCGGAGGAAATACGCAATATCTGCTTGGCATCTCGGAGGACATCACAGACAGAATCAGAGCGCTAAAAGAGCTAATAGAGGCAAAAGAGGCGGCAGTTACTGCTAACAGGGTGAAGTCTGATTTTCTTGCCAATATGAGCCATGAGTTGAGAACTCCGCTTAATTCTATAATAGGGTTTTCGGAGGTTTTGGAGGATGAACTGCCAGGGCCCCTTAATGAGCAGCAGCACGAAAATATCCGGTACATACTTTCAGCCGGCAGACACCTGTTAAACCTGATAAACGACATCCTGGATCTTTCTAAGGTTGAATCAGGAAAGTTAGAAACAGAATTTGAATTGCTATCTTTAGGGGAACTGATAGATTCATCGCTTATCATGCACAAAGAGAGAGCAATGAAAAATGGACTTAGGTTAACAGTTGAGATGTCACCGGATATGAATATTCCACTAGAGGTTGATGAGAGAAAAATCAAACAGGTGCTATTTAATCTTATTAGTAATGCAGTAAAATTTACTCCCAAAGGCGGCACGGTAACTGTGGCTGCAAGAAAAATACCTGACACCAATGACGTAGAGGTAAGTGTCATTGACACAGGGATAGGGATAAGCTCTGAGGATATACCAAAGTTATTTACAGAGTTTACCCAGTTGGAATCCGTTTATAGCAAGAAATATGAAGGTACAGGGCTTGGGTTGGCTCTTACAAAAAAACTGGTTGAACTTCACAAAGGCAGCATATGGGTAGAGAGCGTGCCTGGGGCAGGAAGTAAATTTATATTTACACTTCCTGTCAGCCAGAGCACATGA
- a CDS encoding thermonuclease family protein, translating to MVKKKSKGNFLKKALYLLITAVLIYVTIFGFYPRYKKQISPLVRKVPYLDKIYKPVGTPIKARVVRVYDGDTVVVAPFEGNKRFICRLYGIDAPEVSSMSQKGQPFAVEALQELKKLVSGYTVEVTTTGDSSYNREICLITRDGLDINLEMVKRGYAWAYVKYLKKEDSGRYVDAKIAASEKKLGLWRQKDPEPPWEFRKKHEFK from the coding sequence GTGGTAAAGAAAAAGAGTAAAGGAAATTTTCTTAAAAAGGCACTTTATTTATTAATAACCGCTGTGCTTATTTATGTAACGATTTTTGGTTTCTATCCGCGGTATAAAAAGCAAATTTCCCCGCTCGTTAGAAAGGTTCCGTACTTAGACAAGATTTACAAACCTGTCGGCACTCCGATAAAAGCCCGCGTGGTTAGAGTATATGACGGAGACACGGTTGTTGTGGCTCCGTTTGAGGGAAACAAGCGCTTTATTTGCCGCCTTTACGGAATTGACGCTCCTGAGGTCTCAAGCATGTCGCAAAAAGGACAGCCCTTCGCTGTGGAGGCTTTGCAGGAATTAAAAAAGTTAGTTTCAGGATACACGGTTGAAGTTACCACTACAGGGGATAGTTCTTACAATCGGGAGATATGTCTGATTACCAGAGACGGACTTGACATAAATCTTGAAATGGTAAAAAGAGGATACGCATGGGCATACGTTAAGTATCTAAAGAAGGAGGACTCAGGCAGGTACGTGGATGCCAAAATTGCGGCAAGTGAAAAGAAACTCGGACTGTGGCGGCAAAAAGACCCCGAGCCTCCGTGGGAATTCAGAAAAAAACATGAGTTTAAGTAA
- a CDS encoding competence/damage-inducible protein A — MPKTAGIVIIGDEVLSGKVEECNAYYMAKGLRAKGIIVRRISVIPDEVPVIAGEVKKFAADYDIVFTSGGLGPTHDDVTIEGIAKGFGVHVVTEHSLHTFLYNRYGSKLTPERSKMAEVPEGATVISHEDIRFPLIKFKNIYILPGLPEFLRDKFDVIISYYNENPIALKKVYFNEYESELAPFINEVVSKNPDVKIGSYPVLNEESYMVYLTLESFDSSAVDRAVDMITQSKYRDKIVQIK, encoded by the coding sequence ATGCCTAAGACAGCCGGTATAGTGATTATAGGGGATGAGGTACTCTCCGGTAAAGTGGAGGAGTGTAATGCCTACTATATGGCAAAGGGGCTCAGGGCTAAGGGAATAATCGTAAGGCGTATCAGCGTTATCCCTGATGAGGTGCCAGTCATTGCCGGGGAGGTAAAAAAGTTTGCAGCCGACTATGACATCGTGTTTACCTCTGGCGGACTTGGGCCCACACATGACGATGTCACTATCGAGGGTATTGCTAAAGGCTTTGGCGTGCACGTGGTAACTGAACATTCCCTGCACACTTTCCTCTACAACCGGTACGGCAGCAAGCTGACCCCCGAAAGAAGCAAGATGGCTGAGGTTCCGGAGGGAGCCACCGTGATTTCACATGAGGATATACGTTTTCCTCTCATAAAGTTTAAAAACATTTATATACTACCAGGACTCCCTGAGTTTCTCAGAGACAAGTTTGACGTCATAATATCCTATTACAACGAAAATCCAATAGCGCTGAAGAAAGTATATTTCAACGAGTATGAATCGGAACTAGCGCCGTTTATTAATGAAGTCGTATCTAAAAATCCGGATGTTAAAATCGGCTCTTATCCGGTTTTAAATGAAGAGAGCTATATGGTTTATCTGACCTTAGAGTCTTTTGATTCCAGTGCCGTTGACCGCGCCGTTGACATGATCACACAGAGCAAGTACCGTGACAAGATTGTCCAAATAAAGTAA
- the hpt gene encoding hypoxanthine phosphoribosyltransferase: MQVTKLKPFLTEEQIAIKVKELAAEINKDFGTEHFIAIGILKGAFMFFADLIRHIKAPLSIDFIISSSYVDTSTSGEVTIHSDIRADIAGKDVLLIEDIVDTGISLNKIRERILQKSPKTLKTCVLLDKKDRRIVDVPVDYTGFVIPDEFVIGYGVDYNDSYRNLPYIGILKH, encoded by the coding sequence GTGCAGGTGACTAAATTGAAACCTTTTTTAACCGAAGAGCAGATCGCAATTAAAGTGAAAGAACTCGCAGCAGAGATAAATAAAGACTTCGGAACTGAACACTTTATAGCCATAGGAATACTAAAAGGCGCCTTTATGTTCTTTGCCGACTTGATTCGCCATATAAAAGCGCCTCTTTCGATTGATTTTATAATTTCATCAAGCTATGTGGATACCAGCACATCTGGTGAGGTTACAATTCACTCTGACATCAGAGCGGACATTGCAGGTAAGGACGTCCTGCTAATTGAAGATATCGTTGATACGGGGATATCGCTTAACAAAATCCGTGAAAGAATTCTGCAAAAGTCTCCCAAAACACTTAAAACGTGCGTGCTCTTAGATAAAAAAGACAGACGCATTGTTGACGTTCCGGTTGATTACACCGGATTTGTCATCCCTGATGAGTTTGTAATTGGCTACGGTGTTGATTACAACGACAGTTATAGAAATCTTCCCTACATAGGGATTTTAAAACACTAA